One window of Hymenobacter sp. BRD128 genomic DNA carries:
- a CDS encoding FeoB-associated Cys-rich membrane protein: MDVQLLIILALFAAALFYMGRRLWLAFAAKGQAGCAKGCGGACGAALDVEALQRTIEARSVAR, encoded by the coding sequence ATGGACGTTCAACTGCTCATTATCCTTGCTCTTTTCGCCGCTGCGCTTTTCTATATGGGCCGGCGCTTGTGGCTAGCCTTCGCCGCCAAAGGCCAGGCCGGTTGCGCCAAAGGCTGCGGTGGTGCCTGCGGCGCCGCGCTTGATGTGGAGGCTTTGCAACGCACCATTGAGGCGCGCTCGGTGGCCCGCTAG
- a CDS encoding TlpA disulfide reductase family protein produces the protein MKTLLPLALAALLASPACAQIQLIGDITGMGTRTAEYHYTRQGKDYTDTLRVVNGHFAQAIPATDDGMGNIIFRNAGGSFESQWFWVEPGTVHVRGTAHQLNRLDATGTPENNVLSAYNHTVGWKDYGKSLKPTADDQPQQAQAARQFIKAHLAARTSAYQLYQQTKMQLNYPGAEYERLLQCLTPAVRQSWYGQRAAERVAILRNQPTLGKAVTTFSMADTAGVQHSLATYRGKYVLLDFWGHWCHPCLEAMPKVKTLHQQYADKLTIIGVALEGPNSAPLWKKAIRQHQVPGLQLSELQGTDGPVIIGYNINSFPTYLLLDPQGKLVARTSDVDEITQKLATLGRL, from the coding sequence ATGAAAACCCTGCTACCCCTGGCCTTAGCTGCGCTACTGGCTAGCCCTGCTTGTGCCCAAATCCAGCTCATCGGCGACATTACCGGCATGGGCACCCGCACGGCCGAGTATCACTACACCCGCCAAGGTAAAGATTACACCGATACGCTACGGGTGGTGAATGGCCATTTTGCGCAGGCCATCCCCGCGACCGACGACGGCATGGGCAATATCATATTTCGTAATGCGGGGGGGAGTTTTGAATCTCAATGGTTCTGGGTAGAGCCGGGCACCGTGCATGTGCGAGGCACGGCGCACCAGCTAAATCGGCTCGATGCCACTGGCACGCCCGAGAACAACGTGCTGAGCGCATATAACCACACCGTGGGCTGGAAGGACTACGGCAAATCACTTAAGCCGACAGCCGATGACCAGCCGCAACAAGCGCAGGCTGCCCGTCAGTTTATTAAGGCGCACCTGGCGGCCCGTACCAGCGCTTACCAGCTCTACCAGCAAACGAAGATGCAGCTTAATTACCCGGGGGCCGAATATGAAAGGCTGCTGCAGTGCCTGACGCCCGCCGTGCGCCAAAGCTGGTACGGGCAGCGGGCTGCCGAGCGCGTTGCTATTCTCCGCAACCAGCCTACTTTGGGCAAGGCAGTGACTACTTTCAGCATGGCCGATACGGCGGGCGTCCAGCATTCGCTGGCTACCTATCGCGGCAAATATGTGCTGCTTGATTTTTGGGGGCACTGGTGCCATCCGTGCCTAGAGGCTATGCCGAAGGTTAAGACCCTGCACCAGCAGTACGCCGACAAACTGACTATTATCGGTGTTGCGCTGGAAGGCCCTAATAGCGCGCCGCTATGGAAAAAGGCCATCCGACAGCACCAGGTGCCGGGCCTACAGCTCTCAGAGCTTCAAGGCACAGATGGTCCCGTTATCATCGGTTATAATATCAATTCCTTTCCCACCTACCTACTGCTCGACCCCCAGGGCAAGCTGGTAGCACGCACCAGCGACGTAGACGAAATCACGCAGAAGCTGGCGACCCTGGGCCGCTTGTAA
- a CDS encoding inositol monophosphatase family protein yields the protein MTPDLLQLSYSVAGLCRQAGAFIRQQVSSFDQSKIVTKGLHDLVSYVDKESEKMLVEGLQNLFPEAGFVTEEGTVANSDASVAYRWIIDPLDGTTNFIHGLPCFAVSVALARGNEPVLGVVYEVSRDECFRGAQGHGAFLNDQPIHVSSATQMDDTLIATGLPFYKFDHMDAYLAILAEYAQHSRGIRRWGSAATDLAYVACGRFDSYFEFNINAYDVAAGILLVREAGGRVTQWLADGDPVFNRETLATNGHVHDQMQAVLKQHWKESYKS from the coding sequence ATGACCCCCGACCTTCTTCAGCTTTCCTACTCCGTCGCTGGCCTCTGCCGCCAGGCCGGCGCTTTCATCCGCCAGCAAGTGAGTAGCTTCGACCAATCAAAAATTGTGACCAAGGGCCTGCACGACTTGGTTTCCTACGTCGATAAGGAATCAGAAAAAATGCTGGTCGAAGGCCTGCAGAACCTATTTCCCGAGGCCGGCTTCGTGACCGAAGAAGGCACCGTGGCTAATTCCGATGCTAGCGTAGCCTACCGCTGGATAATCGACCCGCTCGACGGCACCACCAACTTCATTCACGGCCTGCCGTGCTTTGCCGTGAGCGTGGCCCTAGCCAGGGGCAACGAGCCGGTACTGGGTGTGGTGTACGAGGTGAGCCGCGACGAGTGCTTCCGCGGCGCGCAGGGCCACGGCGCGTTTTTGAACGACCAGCCTATCCACGTAAGCTCAGCCACGCAGATGGATGATACACTCATTGCCACCGGCCTGCCGTTCTACAAGTTTGACCATATGGATGCCTACCTGGCCATCCTGGCCGAGTATGCGCAGCACTCGCGTGGCATCCGGCGCTGGGGCTCGGCGGCTACCGACCTGGCCTACGTGGCCTGCGGGCGCTTCGACAGCTACTTCGAATTCAACATCAATGCCTACGACGTGGCGGCGGGCATTCTGCTGGTGCGCGAGGCGGGCGGCCGCGTCACGCAGTGGCTAGCCGACGGCGACCCCGTTTTCAACCGCGAAACCCTGGCCACCAACGGCCACGTGCACGACCAGATGCAGGCCGTGCTGAAGCAGCATTGGAAGGAAAGCTATAAGTCGTAG
- the lnt gene encoding apolipoprotein N-acyltransferase — MTPTPSGPLARLGQSPPLLALLGAGLLWAAWPVHPAPLALLLFVGFVPYLRLEQVLTAQGARRGRVFANTYFFLFLWNAFTTWWVSYSTLGGGIAAVVLNAALMCLPLLAFRRTKERFGNTVGYLSLPVYWIAFEQLHLHWDLSWPWLTLGNGFASATSWVQWYEYTGFLGGSLWVLGVNVLIFWAWFGTGGVPLWALNGPRRWRWSLPLAAIWLPSTVSSIINHGFQEKGPGIEVVVVQPNVDPYNEKFPENPRFIPYNEQLTRMLQRTEASITPQTRLVLWPETSLEEPLFETTFAQTPQVARIRQELLARHPGLSLLVGVTSLSTYPDAAHASPTARHRDDVGYYDIFNAAAFFADATAAPQFYHKSKLVPGVEKIPPALSSVLKNIDLGGIVGSYGSQDERTVFPAPPATPGLRLAPLICYESIYGDFVAEYVHNGATLLGLITNDGWWSDSPGFRQHLAYGALRCIETRRDLARSANTGISAFIDQRGTISHRTGWWVGASSRATVHLNSEETFYVRYGELIGRGAQVLAVLGIIGLVLVAALRRKKMLA; from the coding sequence ATGACCCCGACGCCTAGCGGCCCGCTAGCCCGCCTGGGGCAGTCGCCGCCGCTGCTGGCCCTGCTGGGCGCCGGGCTGCTGTGGGCGGCCTGGCCGGTGCACCCCGCACCGCTGGCGCTGCTGTTGTTCGTAGGCTTCGTGCCCTACCTGCGGCTAGAGCAGGTGCTCACGGCGCAGGGTGCCCGGCGTGGGCGCGTGTTTGCCAATACGTATTTCTTTTTGTTTCTCTGGAACGCCTTCACCACCTGGTGGGTAAGCTACAGCACGCTGGGCGGCGGCATCGCCGCCGTGGTGCTCAATGCCGCGCTCATGTGCCTGCCGCTGCTGGCGTTTCGGCGCACCAAGGAGCGGTTCGGGAATACAGTCGGTTACCTCTCGTTGCCCGTCTATTGGATAGCCTTCGAGCAATTGCACCTGCACTGGGACTTGTCGTGGCCCTGGCTCACGCTGGGCAACGGCTTTGCCAGCGCCACGAGCTGGGTGCAGTGGTACGAGTACACCGGCTTCTTGGGCGGCTCGCTGTGGGTGCTGGGGGTGAATGTGCTGATATTCTGGGCGTGGTTCGGAACGGGCGGCGTGCCATTGTGGGCTCTCAATGGGCCGCGTCGTTGGCGCTGGTCGCTACCGCTGGCGGCCATCTGGCTGCCGAGTACGGTTTCTTCTATTATCAACCACGGATTTCAGGAAAAAGGCCCTGGTATTGAGGTCGTGGTGGTGCAGCCTAACGTGGACCCCTACAACGAGAAGTTTCCCGAAAATCCCCGCTTTATTCCCTATAATGAACAGTTGACACGCATGCTCCAGCGCACCGAGGCTAGCATTACCCCGCAAACGCGGCTGGTGCTGTGGCCCGAAACCTCGCTGGAAGAGCCACTCTTCGAAACTACCTTCGCTCAAACGCCGCAGGTGGCGCGCATACGGCAGGAGCTGCTGGCCCGGCATCCGGGCCTGAGTTTGCTGGTGGGCGTCACGAGCCTCAGCACGTATCCCGACGCGGCCCATGCCTCGCCCACGGCCCGGCATCGCGACGACGTGGGCTACTACGACATTTTCAACGCGGCGGCTTTTTTTGCTGATGCTACTGCGGCGCCGCAGTTCTACCACAAAAGCAAGCTGGTGCCAGGGGTGGAAAAAATTCCGCCGGCTCTCAGCAGCGTGCTCAAGAATATCGACCTCGGCGGTATCGTTGGCTCCTACGGCTCGCAGGATGAGCGCACGGTATTTCCGGCGCCGCCCGCTACGCCCGGCCTGCGGCTAGCTCCGCTCATCTGCTACGAAAGCATCTACGGCGACTTTGTGGCCGAATACGTGCACAACGGCGCCACCCTGCTGGGCCTCATCACCAACGACGGCTGGTGGAGCGACTCGCCGGGCTTTCGGCAGCACCTGGCCTACGGCGCCCTGCGCTGCATCGAGACCCGCCGCGACCTCGCCCGCTCGGCCAATACCGGCATCTCGGCCTTCATCGACCAGCGCGGTACCATTTCGCACCGCACCGGCTGGTGGGTGGGGGCTAGCAGCCGCGCCACCGTGCACCTCAATAGCGAAGAAACGTTTTACGTGCGCTACGGCGAGCTCATTGGGCGCGGCGCGCAGGTGCTGGCCGTGCTCGGGATAATCGGGCTGGTGCTCGTGGCGGCGCTGCGCCGCAAGAAAATGCTGGCCTAG
- the rsmI gene encoding 16S rRNA (cytidine(1402)-2'-O)-methyltransferase: MPEAAALTLVPTPIGNLEDITLRAIRTLREVDLVLCEDTRTSGRLLQHLELKKPLLAYHLHNEHKQVPHLLERLAKGERMALVSDAGTPGISDPGFLLVRECLARGLAVECLPGPTALVPALLKSGFGAERFAFEGFLPAKKGRQTRLQELARETRTLIFYESPHRIVKTLTQLAEVFGSERPASVSRELTKLFEETLTAPLGELAATLGARPAIKGEIVLVVEGAKQERSERSKYHSRDDRDDDHPDDDGDADDDPDA; encoded by the coding sequence ATGCCCGAAGCCGCTGCCCTGACCCTTGTGCCCACGCCCATCGGCAACCTCGAAGACATTACGCTGCGGGCCATTCGCACGCTACGCGAAGTAGACCTGGTGCTCTGCGAAGACACCCGCACCAGCGGCCGCCTACTGCAGCACTTGGAGCTGAAGAAGCCCCTGCTAGCCTACCATTTGCACAACGAGCACAAGCAGGTGCCCCACCTGCTGGAGCGCCTGGCCAAGGGCGAGCGCATGGCCCTGGTGAGCGACGCCGGCACGCCCGGCATCTCCGACCCCGGCTTCCTGCTGGTGCGCGAGTGCCTGGCCAGGGGGCTAGCGGTGGAGTGCCTGCCCGGCCCCACAGCCCTGGTGCCGGCCTTGCTGAAATCGGGCTTCGGCGCCGAGCGGTTTGCCTTTGAAGGCTTTCTGCCCGCCAAGAAAGGCCGCCAGACCCGCCTGCAAGAGCTGGCCCGCGAAACCCGGACGCTAATTTTTTACGAGTCGCCGCACCGCATTGTCAAGACGCTCACGCAGCTTGCCGAGGTATTCGGCTCCGAGCGCCCGGCCAGCGTCAGCCGCGAATTAACCAAGCTATTTGAGGAAACCCTCACCGCCCCGCTCGGCGAGCTGGCCGCTACGCTGGGCGCCCGCCCGGCCATTAAGGGCGAAATTGTACTGGTAGTAGAAGGTGCTAAACAAGAACGCAGTGAGCGCAGCAAATACCACTCCCGCGACGACCGCGACGACGACCACCCCGACGATGATGGCGACGCCGACGATGACCCCGACGCCTAG
- a CDS encoding metallophosphoesterase family protein, giving the protein MPRRFAATDLHGCLRTFRYLVEQELRLRPADHLYLLGDYVNKGPDSRGVLDYLMQLQDFGYQVYCLRGNHEHELLATIHGTPNANDMWKLAAERAMTLASFGVTRAAAIPAQYAQWMASLPLTLELPDFVLVHAGFDFALPPAEMQQDTHSMLYSRDFVFDPSRLGGRRLLHGHVPTPAAEIKEKVAARAGAIGLDAGCAFLQNPELRHLAALNLDSWELHLVENREDPYPIARR; this is encoded by the coding sequence ATGCCCCGTCGCTTTGCCGCCACCGACCTGCACGGCTGCCTGCGCACTTTCCGCTACCTCGTGGAGCAGGAACTGCGCCTGCGCCCCGCCGACCACCTGTATCTGCTGGGCGACTATGTGAACAAAGGCCCCGACAGCCGGGGCGTGCTCGACTACCTGATGCAGCTGCAGGATTTTGGCTACCAGGTATACTGCCTGCGCGGCAACCACGAACACGAGCTGCTGGCCACCATCCACGGCACGCCCAATGCCAATGACATGTGGAAGCTGGCCGCCGAGCGTGCGATGACCCTAGCCAGCTTTGGCGTGACGCGGGCGGCGGCTATTCCGGCGCAGTATGCGCAGTGGATGGCTAGCCTGCCCCTGACGCTGGAACTGCCTGACTTTGTGCTGGTGCACGCCGGCTTCGACTTTGCCCTGCCGCCCGCTGAGATGCAGCAGGATACGCACAGCATGCTTTACAGCCGCGACTTCGTATTTGACCCTTCACGGCTGGGTGGGCGGCGCTTGCTACACGGCCACGTGCCCACGCCCGCGGCGGAAATAAAGGAAAAGGTGGCTGCCCGCGCCGGGGCTATTGGCCTGGACGCCGGCTGCGCCTTTCTCCAAAACCCCGAGCTGCGCCACCTGGCCGCCCTCAACCTCGATAGCTGGGAGCTGCACCTGGTCGAAAACCGCGAAGACCCCTACCCTATTGCCAGGCGCTGA
- a CDS encoding Crp/Fnr family transcriptional regulator gives MLVSFLQSTALLTVGQAEAIAAEFSYLHLSKHSFLLEAGRVSNDYLFLEAGLVRAFAYDTAGHDVTTGFYGPGQVVFEVASFFQRTPSQEYLQALTDCAGWRISFAQLNTLFHGHPEFREFGRAVLVRGFAALKTRMLATITEPAAARYESLLRASPDLAQHAPLKHIASYLGITDTSLSRIRKALSQK, from the coding sequence ATGCTCGTTTCCTTCTTACAAAGCACTGCCCTGCTCACGGTGGGGCAGGCCGAGGCAATAGCAGCCGAGTTTAGTTACCTGCACCTCAGTAAGCATAGCTTTCTGCTGGAAGCCGGTAGAGTCAGCAACGACTACCTGTTTCTGGAGGCGGGCTTGGTGCGGGCCTTTGCCTACGACACGGCCGGGCACGACGTCACGACGGGGTTTTATGGCCCGGGGCAAGTGGTGTTTGAGGTGGCTTCGTTTTTTCAGCGCACGCCTTCGCAGGAGTATCTGCAGGCTCTCACCGACTGCGCCGGCTGGCGCATCAGCTTCGCGCAGCTCAACACCCTGTTTCACGGCCACCCCGAGTTTCGGGAGTTTGGGCGGGCGGTGCTCGTGCGGGGCTTCGCGGCCCTCAAAACCCGGATGCTGGCCACCATCACCGAGCCCGCCGCGGCCCGCTACGAAAGCCTGCTGCGGGCTAGCCCCGATTTGGCGCAGCACGCTCCCCTCAAGCACATTGCCTCCTACCTGGGTATTACGGACACGTCGCTGAGCCGCATCCGCAAGGCGCTGTCGCAGAAATAG
- the glyA gene encoding serine hydroxymethyltransferase has product MQATAPTSAVAAGRDTAVFDLIAQERQRQTHGLELIASENYVSDQVMEAQGSVLTNKYAEGLPGKRYYGGCEIVDQVEQLAIDRVKELFGVAWANVQPHSGAQANAAVMLACLNPGDKILGFDLSHGGHLTHGSAVNFSGKLYQPSFYGVEQKTGLIDWDKVIDTARRERPKLIICGASAYSRDWNYAALRHAADEVGALLLADISHPSGLIAKGLLNSPFEHCHIVTTTTHKTLRGPRGGLIMLGQDFDNPFGLKTPKGDIRPMSALLDSGVFPGTQGGPLEHVIAAKAIAFGEALGEGYTRYVHQVQRNAQALAKEFLSRGYDIISGGTDNHLMLIDLRSKGLTGKLAESTLVQADITINKNMVPFDDKSPFVTSGIRIGSAAVTTRGLVEADMTRIVELIDEALLHHADPSRISGVRQQVNEWLQGYPLFQA; this is encoded by the coding sequence ATGCAAGCCACTGCCCCCACCTCCGCCGTTGCCGCCGGGCGCGACACCGCCGTTTTCGACCTCATTGCGCAGGAGCGCCAGCGCCAGACCCACGGCCTGGAGCTGATTGCCTCCGAGAACTACGTCTCCGACCAAGTGATGGAGGCCCAGGGCTCGGTGCTCACCAATAAGTACGCCGAGGGCCTGCCCGGCAAGCGCTACTACGGTGGCTGCGAAATAGTTGACCAGGTCGAGCAGCTGGCCATCGACCGCGTGAAGGAGCTGTTTGGCGTGGCCTGGGCCAACGTGCAGCCCCACTCCGGCGCCCAGGCCAACGCGGCCGTGATGCTGGCCTGCCTCAACCCTGGCGATAAAATTCTGGGCTTCGACCTCAGCCACGGCGGCCACCTTACCCACGGCTCGGCGGTCAATTTTTCGGGCAAGCTCTACCAGCCCAGCTTCTACGGGGTAGAGCAAAAAACCGGCCTCATCGACTGGGACAAGGTAATTGACACCGCCCGCCGCGAGCGCCCCAAGCTGATTATCTGCGGCGCCTCGGCCTACTCGCGCGACTGGAACTACGCCGCCCTGCGCCACGCCGCCGATGAGGTGGGCGCCCTGCTGCTGGCCGACATTTCGCACCCTAGCGGCCTCATCGCCAAGGGCTTGCTCAACTCGCCCTTTGAGCATTGCCACATCGTAACCACCACCACGCACAAAACCCTGCGCGGCCCGCGCGGCGGCCTCATCATGCTTGGCCAGGACTTTGACAACCCGTTTGGCCTGAAGACGCCCAAGGGCGACATCCGCCCCATGTCGGCGCTGCTCGACTCGGGCGTATTTCCCGGCACGCAGGGCGGGCCCTTGGAGCACGTCATCGCGGCCAAGGCCATTGCTTTTGGCGAGGCGCTGGGCGAGGGCTACACCCGCTACGTGCACCAGGTGCAACGCAATGCCCAGGCGCTGGCCAAGGAATTCCTGAGCCGGGGCTACGACATTATTTCGGGTGGCACTGACAACCATTTGATGCTCATTGACCTGCGCTCGAAGGGCCTTACCGGCAAGCTGGCCGAAAGCACCCTAGTACAGGCCGACATCACCATCAACAAGAACATGGTGCCCTTCGACGACAAGTCGCCCTTCGTAACGAGCGGCATCCGCATCGGCTCGGCCGCCGTAACTACCCGCGGCCTGGTCGAAGCCGACATGACGCGCATCGTGGAGCTGATTGACGAGGCCCTCCTGCATCACGCCGACCCTAGCCGCATCAGCGGCGTGCGCCAGCAGGTGAACGAGTGGCTGCAAGGCTACCCGCTGTTTCAGGCGTAA
- the tatC gene encoding twin-arginine translocase subunit TatC gives MASPAQKFQQNRAAAEGEAEMSFIDHLEALRWHIIRAAIAVVVFSLVAFFNKNFLFHDLILGPSRSDFWTYQTFCKIGHMFGSTDPCENQVNFIIQNREMSGQLTMHISTSFIVGICLAFPYLFWELWRFVKPGLYPHERANSRGAVLFVSILFVLGLLFGYYIAAPLSINFLASYTVDATIQNQIDLQSYLSTLTTMTLSCAFVFELPMIVFFLAKAGLVTPELMTLYRKHAIVVILIIAAIITPPDISAQIIVTIPILLLYELSIHIARVVRRNSAARLNQELAAQNAKPVG, from the coding sequence TTGGCTTCCCCCGCTCAAAAATTTCAGCAGAACCGCGCCGCCGCCGAAGGCGAAGCGGAGATGTCGTTTATCGACCACCTGGAGGCGCTGCGCTGGCACATTATCCGGGCGGCCATCGCGGTGGTGGTGTTTTCGCTGGTCGCGTTTTTCAATAAAAATTTCCTGTTTCACGACCTGATATTGGGGCCGTCGCGCTCAGATTTCTGGACGTACCAGACGTTTTGCAAAATCGGGCATATGTTCGGCTCGACCGACCCGTGCGAAAACCAGGTCAATTTCATTATCCAGAACCGCGAAATGAGCGGGCAGTTGACCATGCACATCAGCACCTCCTTCATCGTGGGTATCTGCTTGGCCTTCCCCTACTTATTTTGGGAGTTGTGGCGCTTCGTGAAGCCGGGCCTGTATCCGCACGAGCGGGCCAACTCGCGCGGGGCGGTGCTTTTCGTGTCGATTCTATTCGTTCTGGGCTTGCTGTTCGGCTACTACATCGCCGCGCCGCTGAGTATCAACTTTCTGGCTTCGTACACCGTCGATGCTACTATCCAGAACCAGATTGACTTGCAGAGCTACCTGAGCACGCTCACGACCATGACCTTGTCGTGCGCCTTCGTGTTTGAGCTGCCCATGATAGTATTTTTCCTGGCCAAAGCCGGCCTCGTGACGCCCGAGCTGATGACGCTCTACCGCAAGCACGCCATTGTGGTCATTCTCATTATTGCGGCCATCATCACCCCGCCCGACATCTCGGCCCAGATTATCGTCACCATCCCCATTTTGCTGCTCTACGAGCTTAGCATTCACATTGCCCGCGTGGTGCGCCGCAACAGTGCCGCCCGCCTCAATCAGGAGCTAGCCGCGCAAAATGCTAAGCCGGTGGGCTAG
- the rbfA gene encoding 30S ribosome-binding factor RbfA encodes MESKRQQKMASLLQQELAQVLQRDLPHLFSGGLVPSISTVKVTPDLAVARVYLSLLIGNDAPERLAAIKEHTKEIRHALGKRIRNQARVVPELTFFHDDSAAYAAHMDQVLSKLDIPAAPPADSDDDSTTDVPRPRLFNPKNEE; translated from the coding sequence ATGGAAAGCAAACGACAACAAAAGATGGCTAGCCTGCTGCAGCAGGAGCTGGCCCAGGTGCTGCAGCGCGACCTGCCGCACCTGTTCAGCGGCGGGCTGGTGCCCAGCATCAGCACCGTGAAGGTGACGCCCGACCTGGCCGTGGCCCGCGTGTACCTGAGCCTGCTCATTGGCAACGACGCGCCCGAGCGGCTGGCGGCCATTAAGGAGCACACCAAGGAAATTCGCCACGCGCTGGGTAAGCGCATTCGCAATCAGGCGCGGGTAGTGCCCGAACTGACGTTCTTTCACGATGACAGCGCTGCCTACGCCGCCCACATGGACCAGGTGCTCAGCAAGCTCGACATTCCGGCCGCCCCGCCTGCAGACAGCGACGATGATTCGACCACCGACGTCCCGCGCCCGCGCCTGTTCAACCCTAAAAATGAGGAATAG
- a CDS encoding bifunctional 2-polyprenyl-6-hydroxyphenol methylase/3-demethylubiquinol 3-O-methyltransferase UbiG, with protein sequence MYYDPIKRSLGNVFNRSPWLRRLFYHLLDLLLLRTWHVHRELRQWARGRTREPLNILDAGAGYGQYSYWLSSLSSLWQILAVDVKEEQVADSNNFFRAIGRPQVQFAVQDLVLYQEPNSFDLSIAVDVMEHILEDVEVFRNIHASLKDGGMLLISTPSDQGGSDVHADSETSFIEEHVRDGYNIHEIQQKLRTAGFERIEARYSYGEPGQISWRLSMKYPILMLGKSRWFFVLLPFYYAVVFPLCLLLNWFDARTTHDSGTGLIVKAWK encoded by the coding sequence TTGTACTACGACCCGATTAAGCGCAGCCTGGGCAACGTCTTCAACCGCTCGCCGTGGCTGCGGCGCCTGTTTTATCACCTGCTCGACCTGCTGCTGCTGCGCACCTGGCACGTGCACCGCGAGCTGCGCCAGTGGGCGCGCGGCCGCACCCGCGAGCCGCTCAACATCCTCGATGCCGGTGCCGGCTACGGCCAGTACAGCTACTGGCTCAGCAGCCTGAGCAGCCTCTGGCAAATCCTGGCTGTGGATGTGAAGGAAGAGCAAGTGGCTGATTCCAACAACTTTTTCCGGGCCATTGGCCGGCCCCAGGTGCAGTTTGCGGTGCAAGACCTAGTATTATATCAGGAGCCCAACTCCTTCGATTTGTCCATCGCGGTGGACGTGATGGAGCACATTCTGGAAGATGTGGAGGTGTTTCGCAACATCCACGCCTCGCTCAAGGATGGCGGCATGCTGCTTATTTCGACCCCTAGCGACCAGGGCGGCTCCGATGTGCACGCCGACTCCGAAACGAGCTTTATCGAGGAACATGTGCGCGATGGCTACAACATCCACGAGATTCAGCAGAAGCTGCGCACGGCGGGCTTCGAGCGCATTGAGGCGCGCTATAGCTATGGCGAGCCGGGCCAGATTTCGTGGCGCCTCAGCATGAAATACCCGATTTTGATGCTGGGCAAGTCCCGCTGGTTTTTCGTGCTGCTGCCGTTCTACTATGCCGTAGTTTTCCCGTTATGCTTGTTGCTCAATTGGTTTGATGCGCGCACCACGCACGACTCCGGTACTGGCCTCATCGTAAAAGCCTGGAAATAG
- a CDS encoding FtsX-like permease family protein, with protein sequence MNVPLLIARRYFLSKKKRNIITIISNISMVGVAVGTAALIIVLSVFNGLEDLVRSLYGKSDPSLVIAARQGKSFSIDTLLLTNVQTTPGVALLTEVIEDNALLQYHDRQMVVKMRGLSENYFGQIPIDSNLLAGDHRLRRGEREYALVGEGVQRELGIVLDNRLAPLRLLYPRQEPGRKTLNINPEKAFNEETILAGGIFQIEQHLDDSYLFVPLTFARRLLGYGNRRTALYVRVGSSFKLSKVKEDLRERLGTGFTVLDSDEQHVSLLKAIKIEKLFVFITFAFILLIASLNIFFSLSMLVIDKRKDIAVLQAIGATEQTVRQSFLLVGAIVALVGAVAGLALGIGVCWVQQTFHVVSMGMATSVVDSYPVKMQATDIFFIALAIISITLAVSIRPALNAGRMQIRENL encoded by the coding sequence GTGAACGTACCTCTCCTCATTGCCCGCCGCTACTTTCTTTCCAAGAAAAAGCGCAACATCATTACCATCATCTCTAACATCTCGATGGTGGGCGTGGCGGTGGGCACGGCGGCGCTCATTATCGTGCTTTCGGTGTTTAACGGCCTCGAAGACCTCGTGCGCTCGCTCTACGGCAAGTCGGACCCTAGCCTGGTAATCGCGGCCCGCCAGGGCAAGTCATTTTCCATTGATACTTTGCTGCTTACCAACGTGCAAACCACGCCCGGCGTGGCCCTGCTCACGGAGGTTATTGAGGATAATGCCTTGCTGCAATACCACGACCGCCAGATGGTGGTGAAAATGCGCGGCTTGTCGGAAAACTACTTCGGCCAGATTCCCATCGACTCGAACCTGCTGGCTGGCGACCACCGCCTGCGCCGTGGCGAGCGCGAATACGCCCTGGTGGGCGAGGGCGTGCAGCGCGAGCTCGGCATCGTGCTCGACAACCGGCTAGCCCCATTGCGCCTGCTGTACCCGCGCCAGGAACCGGGACGTAAAACCCTGAACATCAATCCCGAAAAGGCGTTCAACGAAGAAACTATCCTGGCGGGCGGCATCTTCCAGATAGAGCAGCACCTCGATGACAGCTACCTCTTCGTGCCACTCACTTTTGCCCGCCGCCTGCTGGGCTACGGCAACCGCCGCACCGCCCTCTATGTGCGCGTGGGGTCTAGCTTCAAGCTCAGCAAGGTGAAAGAAGACCTGCGCGAGCGCCTTGGCACCGGCTTCACAGTGCTCGACTCCGACGAGCAGCACGTAAGTCTGCTTAAGGCCATCAAGATTGAGAAGCTGTTCGTATTCATCACGTTTGCTTTTATTCTGCTCATCGCCTCGCTCAACATCTTTTTCTCGCTTTCGATGCTGGTTATCGACAAGCGTAAGGACATTGCCGTGCTCCAAGCCATCGGCGCTACCGAGCAGACAGTGCGGCAATCGTTTTTGTTGGTCGGGGCCATTGTGGCGCTGGTGGGCGCCGTAGCGGGGCTGGCGCTCGGCATTGGCGTGTGCTGGGTGCAGCAAACTTTTCACGTTGTGAGCATGGGCATGGCCACGAGCGTGGTAGATTCCTATCCGGTGAAAATGCAAGCAACGGACATCTTTTTTATCGCACTGGCTATCATCTCGATAACCTTGGCAGTATCTATTCGGCCAGCGCTGAATGCCGGACGAATGCAAATTCGGGAAAACCTCTAG